One genomic segment of Natrialbaceae archaeon AArc-T1-2 includes these proteins:
- a CDS encoding ABC transporter substrate-binding protein translates to MVVAGCIGDDDPDGDGADLIDPDDYDYERDEPDDEEAARQSTMEFTQELERDEDFDPIHSNDAYSTQAFKLVFDSLYAWDDGLDLEPKVAVDMPDVERDDTRYLYEIHEGIEFHNGEELTADDVAHSFMAFQEEDSVNEAQYDMIESAEVIDDYQVQVDLEHPYGPWELQTQAIYVVPESERETEDQREEFNTNPVGSGPFVWSDFEFNEYVTLERNDDYWDEPEPYLEEITFVDNVDPASRIGEIRAGDTDAIADVPNDDWAELEAEDGVRVHISESPSYMHLTFNCRDDAPTGDPDVRRGICHSFSMTDFVETQLANVAQPLSAPIPPITNEMWGFPLEDWHEEYYPEYDPERAEELLDGAVPDDWSPSILAPGDHRGDLAERIATRLGELGYDGAEAVTLDFGTLLDETVYNEDPSPDDFQAYLLGWTGGPDPDAYIYNLYHESQEGINQAHFYEGSADFHDDIAEARELADQDERYDRYEGVMIEILEEVPSLPAYSFHNTMASREYVKDLHAHPMVQQNPRIVSEYGNVWIDD, encoded by the coding sequence ATGGTGGTCGCGGGGTGTATCGGTGACGACGACCCGGACGGTGACGGGGCGGACCTCATCGATCCGGACGACTACGACTACGAGCGAGACGAACCCGACGATGAGGAGGCCGCACGCCAGAGCACGATGGAGTTCACCCAGGAACTCGAACGTGACGAGGACTTCGATCCGATCCACTCGAACGACGCCTACAGCACGCAGGCGTTCAAACTCGTCTTCGACAGCCTCTACGCGTGGGACGACGGCCTCGACCTCGAGCCGAAAGTCGCCGTCGACATGCCAGATGTCGAACGCGACGACACGCGATACCTCTACGAGATCCACGAGGGCATCGAGTTCCACAACGGCGAGGAGCTCACCGCCGACGACGTCGCGCACTCGTTCATGGCCTTCCAGGAGGAAGACAGCGTCAACGAGGCCCAGTACGACATGATCGAGTCCGCGGAGGTCATCGACGACTACCAGGTTCAGGTCGACCTCGAGCACCCCTACGGCCCCTGGGAGCTGCAGACCCAGGCGATCTACGTCGTTCCGGAAAGCGAACGCGAGACCGAAGACCAACGCGAGGAGTTCAACACGAACCCCGTCGGCTCCGGCCCGTTCGTCTGGAGCGACTTCGAGTTCAACGAGTACGTCACCCTCGAGCGCAACGACGACTACTGGGACGAACCCGAGCCCTACCTCGAGGAGATCACGTTCGTCGACAACGTCGACCCGGCGAGTCGAATCGGCGAGATCCGGGCCGGCGACACCGACGCCATCGCCGACGTGCCAAACGACGACTGGGCCGAACTCGAGGCCGAAGACGGCGTCCGGGTCCACATCAGCGAGAGTCCCTCCTACATGCATCTCACCTTCAACTGCCGGGACGACGCGCCGACGGGCGATCCCGACGTGCGCCGGGGGATCTGTCACTCGTTCTCGATGACCGACTTCGTCGAGACTCAGCTCGCAAACGTCGCACAGCCGTTGTCGGCTCCGATCCCGCCGATCACGAACGAGATGTGGGGGTTCCCGCTCGAGGACTGGCACGAGGAGTACTATCCTGAATACGATCCCGAGCGGGCCGAGGAACTGCTCGACGGTGCGGTGCCCGACGACTGGAGCCCGTCGATCCTGGCCCCCGGCGACCACCGGGGCGACCTGGCAGAGCGCATCGCCACCCGACTCGGTGAACTCGGCTACGACGGGGCCGAAGCCGTGACGCTCGATTTCGGGACCTTGCTCGACGAGACCGTCTACAACGAGGACCCGAGCCCCGACGACTTTCAGGCGTATCTCCTCGGCTGGACCGGCGGCCCGGACCCCGACGCGTACATCTACAACCTCTATCACGAGAGCCAGGAAGGAATCAACCAGGCCCACTTCTACGAGGGGAGCGCGGACTTCCACGACGATATCGCCGAGGCTCGCGAACTCGCCGACCAGGACGAGCGATACGACCGCTACGAGGGCGTGATGATCGAGATTTTAGAGGAGGTGCCGTCGCTGCCGGCGTACTCGTTCCACAACACGATGGCGTCTCGTGAGTACGTCAAGGACCTCCACGCCCATCCGATGGTCCAGCAGAATCCACGCATCGTCTCCGAGTACGGCAACGTCTGGATCGACGACTGA
- a CDS encoding PPC domain-containing DNA-binding protein, which translates to MNYREVELESEYVARLETGAEWRSEIESLAADVEADAAWFTALGAVQDAEVWFYDQDDCEYHPVEFDEPLEVASCVGNVAWLEVSESHSEDSETESRQWERFAHTHVVLSRPDGEAVAGHLNEATVWAGEVHMRVFEEGLERAHDETTDLDLWL; encoded by the coding sequence ATGAACTACCGAGAAGTCGAACTCGAATCGGAGTACGTCGCCCGCCTCGAGACGGGCGCGGAGTGGCGATCGGAGATCGAGTCCCTTGCGGCCGACGTCGAGGCCGACGCCGCGTGGTTTACTGCCCTGGGTGCCGTCCAGGACGCGGAGGTGTGGTTCTACGATCAGGACGACTGCGAGTACCATCCGGTCGAGTTCGACGAACCGCTCGAAGTGGCAAGCTGTGTGGGCAACGTCGCCTGGCTCGAGGTCTCCGAGTCACACTCGGAGGACAGCGAGACGGAGTCTCGCCAGTGGGAGCGGTTCGCTCACACCCACGTCGTCCTCTCGAGGCCCGACGGCGAGGCGGTCGCCGGCCACCTGAACGAGGCGACGGTCTGGGCCGGCGAGGTTCACATGCGCGTCTTCGAGGAGGGTCTCGAACGCGCTCACGACGAGACGACCGACCTCGATCTCTGGCTCTGA
- a CDS encoding DNA polymerase II large subunit → MRAEDERYFDRLEAQLEAAFVVAERAKADSADPEPEVEIPTARDMADRVENILGIDGVAERVRELEGEMSREEAALELAADFAEGRVGDYETKAGKVEGAVRTAVALLTEGVVAAPIEGIDKVEILENDDGTEFVNVYYAGPIRSAGGTAQALSVLVADYTRALVGIDQYKARDDEIERYAEEISLYDKETGLQYTPKATETTFIAEHMPIMLDGEATGDEEVSGFRDLERVDTNSARGGMCLVLAEGIALKAPKIQRYTRNLDEIDWPWLQDLIDGNYGDGDDAAEEDDDSEDGETSTDADDGDDGVDPDDEEDGPDGPPRVDESEKFLRDLIAGRPVFSHPSAEGGFRLRYGRARNHGFATAGVHPATMHLVDDFLATGTQVKTERPGKAAGVVPVDSIEGPTIRLANGDVRRIDDPEDALEVRNGVEKILDLGEYLVNYGEFVENNHPLAPASYTPEWWKQDLAAAGADVQALEDDPHVDLEHPSVERALEWAESYDAPLHPEYTYLWHDLSVTAFRTLAAAVADGRIDGDTLVLAWDEDVRDALETIVIEHRQREREGRLEIDDWRPFALTVGCQPRQTVADGASLGVDRGTAGIDLERTWDDDDLSERARTWADGENAIEAVTEVAPFEVRERAPTRIGNRMGRPEKSERRDLSPPVHTLFPIGEAGGSQRDVAKAGKHAESMSDTPGVVEVQVGRQYCDACDIETFENRCPECGDRTEPDYRCPDCDATIEPDEAGRVECDRCEVEATCVETREIDINERYRDALESVGERENAFDILKGVKGLSSTTKIPEPMEKGILRAKHDVSAFKDGTVRYDMTDLPVTSVRASELDVDVGQLQALGYEEDVHGDPLTHEDQLVELKVQDVVLSDGAAEHMMQTADFIDDLLESYYGLEPYYELEERDDLVGELVFGMAPHTSAATVGRVIGFTSAAVGYAHPYFHAAKRRNCDGDEDCVMLLLDGLLNFSISFLPDKRGGRMDAPLVMSSRIDPSEIDDEAHNMDIVSQYPREFYEATLEMADPGEVDVQIAEDTLGTDGEYTGFAHTHDTTDIALGPDLSAYKTLGSMMDKMDAQLELSRKLRAVDETDVAERVIEYHFLPDLIGNLRAFSRQETRCLDCGEKFRRMPLTGDCRECGGRVTLTVHKGSVNKYMQTAIQVAEEYDCRDYTKQRLEVLERSLESIFENDKNKQSGIEDFM, encoded by the coding sequence ATGCGTGCGGAAGACGAACGGTACTTCGATCGGCTCGAGGCCCAGCTCGAGGCGGCGTTTGTCGTCGCCGAACGGGCGAAAGCCGACAGCGCGGATCCCGAACCCGAGGTCGAGATCCCGACCGCACGCGACATGGCCGACCGCGTCGAGAACATTCTCGGCATCGACGGCGTCGCCGAACGGGTCCGCGAACTCGAGGGGGAGATGAGCAGGGAAGAAGCCGCGCTGGAACTGGCCGCGGACTTCGCCGAGGGCCGGGTCGGCGACTACGAGACGAAAGCGGGGAAAGTCGAGGGCGCGGTTCGCACTGCGGTTGCCCTGCTGACCGAGGGCGTCGTCGCCGCTCCGATCGAGGGGATCGACAAGGTCGAGATCTTGGAGAACGACGACGGCACCGAGTTCGTCAACGTCTACTACGCCGGGCCGATCCGGTCGGCCGGCGGGACTGCACAGGCGCTGTCGGTGCTGGTCGCGGACTACACCCGGGCGCTCGTCGGCATCGACCAGTACAAGGCCCGCGACGACGAGATCGAACGCTACGCCGAGGAGATCTCTCTCTACGACAAGGAGACCGGCCTGCAGTACACGCCGAAAGCGACGGAGACGACGTTTATCGCCGAGCACATGCCGATCATGTTAGACGGCGAGGCCACCGGCGACGAGGAGGTCTCGGGCTTTCGGGACCTAGAGCGCGTCGACACCAACAGCGCCCGCGGTGGGATGTGTCTCGTCCTCGCGGAGGGGATCGCACTCAAGGCCCCCAAGATCCAGCGTTACACCCGGAACTTAGACGAGATCGACTGGCCGTGGCTCCAGGACCTGATCGACGGCAACTACGGCGACGGTGACGATGCGGCCGAGGAAGACGACGACAGCGAGGACGGCGAGACCAGCACCGACGCCGACGACGGCGACGACGGGGTCGACCCCGACGACGAGGAAGACGGCCCCGACGGCCCGCCTCGCGTCGATGAATCCGAGAAGTTCCTCCGGGACCTGATCGCCGGTCGGCCGGTGTTCTCCCATCCCTCCGCCGAGGGTGGCTTTCGCCTGCGGTACGGCCGCGCCCGCAACCACGGCTTCGCGACCGCCGGCGTCCACCCCGCGACGATGCACCTCGTCGATGACTTCCTCGCGACCGGCACGCAGGTCAAGACCGAACGGCCCGGCAAGGCCGCCGGCGTCGTCCCCGTCGACTCCATCGAGGGGCCGACGATACGGCTGGCAAACGGCGACGTCCGCCGGATCGACGACCCCGAGGACGCACTCGAGGTGCGAAACGGCGTCGAGAAGATCCTCGACCTCGGCGAGTACCTCGTCAACTACGGCGAGTTCGTCGAGAACAACCACCCGCTCGCACCCGCCTCCTACACCCCCGAGTGGTGGAAACAGGACCTCGCGGCCGCCGGCGCGGACGTCCAGGCGCTGGAAGACGACCCCCACGTCGACCTCGAGCATCCCTCCGTCGAGCGCGCCCTCGAGTGGGCCGAGTCCTACGACGCCCCCCTCCATCCCGAGTACACCTACCTCTGGCACGACCTCTCGGTCACGGCCTTCCGTACCCTCGCCGCGGCGGTCGCCGACGGCCGGATCGACGGCGACACGCTCGTCCTCGCGTGGGACGAGGACGTCCGGGACGCCCTGGAGACGATCGTGATCGAACACCGCCAGCGCGAGCGCGAGGGCCGCCTCGAGATAGACGACTGGCGGCCGTTCGCCCTGACGGTGGGCTGTCAGCCCCGGCAGACGGTCGCCGACGGGGCCTCCCTCGGTGTCGACCGGGGGACCGCCGGCATCGACCTCGAGCGCACCTGGGACGACGACGACCTCTCGGAACGCGCCCGGACGTGGGCCGACGGCGAGAACGCGATCGAGGCGGTCACCGAGGTCGCTCCCTTCGAGGTTCGGGAACGCGCCCCGACCCGGATCGGCAACCGGATGGGCCGACCCGAGAAGTCCGAACGGAGAGACCTCAGCCCGCCGGTGCACACCCTGTTCCCGATCGGCGAGGCCGGCGGGTCACAGCGCGACGTCGCCAAGGCCGGCAAACACGCCGAGTCGATGTCCGACACGCCCGGCGTGGTCGAGGTCCAGGTCGGCCGCCAGTACTGTGACGCCTGCGACATCGAGACCTTCGAGAACCGCTGTCCGGAGTGTGGGGACCGGACCGAACCCGACTACCGCTGTCCGGACTGTGACGCGACGATCGAACCCGACGAGGCCGGCCGCGTCGAGTGTGACCGCTGTGAGGTCGAGGCGACCTGCGTCGAGACCCGGGAGATCGACATCAACGAACGGTACCGGGATGCCCTCGAGTCCGTCGGCGAACGCGAGAACGCCTTCGACATCCTGAAAGGCGTCAAGGGGCTGTCCTCGACGACCAAGATTCCGGAACCGATGGAGAAAGGGATCCTGCGGGCCAAACACGACGTCTCCGCGTTCAAAGACGGCACCGTCCGCTACGACATGACCGACCTCCCGGTCACGTCCGTCCGGGCCAGCGAACTCGACGTCGACGTCGGCCAGCTCCAGGCGCTTGGCTACGAGGAAGACGTCCACGGCGACCCCCTGACCCACGAGGACCAGCTCGTCGAGCTCAAAGTCCAGGACGTCGTCCTCTCCGACGGCGCGGCCGAACACATGATGCAGACGGCCGACTTCATCGACGACTTGCTCGAGTCCTACTACGGGCTGGAACCGTACTACGAACTCGAGGAGCGTGACGACCTCGTGGGCGAACTCGTCTTCGGGATGGCTCCACACACGTCGGCAGCAACTGTCGGGAGAGTGATTGGTTTCACGAGTGCGGCTGTCGGATATGCTCATCCGTACTTTCACGCCGCGAAACGCCGTAATTGCGACGGTGACGAGGATTGTGTGATGCTGCTCTTGGACGGCCTTTTGAACTTTAGTATCAGCTTCTTGCCAGATAAAAGAGGGGGGCGTATGGACGCGCCCTTGGTCATGTCCTCCCGTATCGATCCCTCCGAGATCGACGACGAGGCCCACAACATGGACATCGTCTCCCAGTACCCACGGGAGTTCTACGAGGCGACCCTCGAGATGGCCGATCCGGGCGAGGTCGACGTCCAGATTGCGGAGGACACGCTCGGCACGGACGGGGAGTACACCGGCTTCGCCCACACCCACGACACCACCGACATCGCGCTCGGGCCGGACCTCTCTGCGTACAAGACGCTCGGCTCGATGATGGACAAGATGGACGCCCAGCTCGAGCTCTCCCGGAAGCTGCGGGCGGTCGACGAGACCGACGTCGCCGAACGGGTCATCGAGTATCACTTCCTCCCGGACCTGATCGGCAACCTCCGGGCCTTTTCCCGCCAGGAGACCCGCTGTCTCGACTGTGGCGAGAAGTTCCGCCGGATGCCCCTGACCGGCGACTGCCGGGAGTGTGGCGGCCGGGTCACCCTCACCGTCCACAAGGGGTCGGTCAACAAGTACATGCAGACGGCGATCCAGGTCGCCGAGGAGTACGACTGCCGGGACTACACGAAACAGCGACTCGAGGTCCTCGAACGCTCGCTCGAGAGTATCTTCGAAAACGACAAGAACAAACAGTCAGGTATCGAAGACTTCATGTGA
- a CDS encoding cytochrome d ubiquinol oxidase subunit II: MTDLLSDSEYIVDVLPELWFGLVIFALGGYLLLDGFDFGLGILYADADDEERETMLAAFGPLWKANEVWLVLFGTVLFAAFPRVYANLLSRHYLLAFAIVFALSIRGLGSKLREEKDDETWVRFWDACFVAGSAFSPLLLGMFAASWVLGEPSALAPAPIVVGLTLVALSVVLGAAFLGVKTEGQLRETAARRGRIATGVYLALFVLTAAALYTLYPDLRPVVASAPTLLVVAVTVAAAAAFVYASLWERYRLAVGSAGLVAAAFVAFIAYLLYPSVDPAAELTIADAVVSPLALNVTSIFAAIFIPLILGYFVTLYSVFSGPPRESDHYG, from the coding sequence ATGACTGACCTGCTCTCGGACAGCGAGTACATCGTCGACGTCCTTCCCGAGCTCTGGTTCGGGCTCGTCATCTTCGCGCTGGGCGGATACCTCCTGCTCGACGGCTTCGACTTCGGGCTCGGCATACTGTACGCCGACGCCGACGACGAGGAACGAGAGACAATGCTCGCCGCCTTCGGTCCGCTCTGGAAGGCAAACGAGGTCTGGCTCGTGCTGTTCGGGACGGTGCTGTTTGCCGCCTTCCCGCGAGTGTACGCCAACCTCTTGAGCCGGCACTATCTGCTTGCCTTTGCCATCGTGTTCGCGCTCTCGATCCGGGGCCTCGGCTCGAAGCTCCGTGAAGAGAAAGACGACGAGACCTGGGTGCGGTTCTGGGACGCCTGTTTCGTCGCCGGCAGCGCGTTCTCGCCGCTGTTGCTCGGGATGTTCGCCGCGAGCTGGGTGCTCGGGGAACCCTCCGCGCTCGCGCCCGCCCCGATCGTCGTCGGACTGACGCTCGTCGCGCTCTCGGTCGTCCTCGGGGCCGCATTCCTGGGCGTGAAAACCGAGGGACAGCTTCGCGAGACCGCCGCCCGCCGTGGACGGATCGCGACGGGGGTCTACCTCGCGCTGTTCGTGCTCACGGCCGCCGCCCTGTACACCCTCTATCCCGACCTTCGTCCGGTGGTCGCCTCCGCACCGACGCTGCTGGTCGTCGCCGTGACGGTCGCTGCCGCCGCCGCGTTCGTCTACGCGAGCCTGTGGGAACGATACCGCCTCGCCGTCGGCAGTGCAGGCCTCGTCGCCGCCGCCTTCGTCGCCTTCATCGCGTACCTGCTGTACCCGTCGGTCGATCCGGCCGCCGAACTGACGATCGCCGACGCCGTCGTCTCCCCGCTGGCACTGAACGTGACCTCGATCTTCGCCGCGATCTTCATCCCGCTGATCCTCGGCTACTTCGTCACCCTGTACTCGGTGTTCAGCGGTCCGCCACGCGAGAGCGACCACTACGGCTGA
- a CDS encoding cytochrome ubiquinol oxidase subunit I, protein MTPIPELATAHASEVLALAFLTPELASRIQFGWAITIHIIFAALSVGLAPFLVYFTVQEIRTGRERYARLRAFWTKIFAVGFIMGTVTGIPMSFMFGTNFSAFSAAAGEMIGGPLSFETKMAFFLEAVALGVLLFGRERVSDLAYAFSAFLVALGAWLSAFWILVVNSWMQTPRGYEVVMEDGLPIAQLTDPMAAFFNPRLPWMYVHMQNAAIISVTLVIAGIAAYFIWTNRDSEVWQTALKAAVVVLLVTSIFQVIHGDMYGRHVADTQPHKFAAMEAHYETGQADLHVVAFPTDVSAITDPRADNLYTISIPMLASFLAEGDPTAEVTGLNDFEYDSPPVAWVFWSFRIMVGLGFWFVALGLWGSYRLWKGELSEDDRLLKALMASTPLGFVALITGWYVTEIGRQPWIIQDVLKTSEGVSPPLGSAEAMLTLVAFVVGYILLFGIFLYVLKRIIDEEAERHETGIEDRETPDSPGVTADD, encoded by the coding sequence GTGACGCCGATACCGGAGCTTGCCACTGCACACGCGAGCGAGGTACTGGCACTGGCGTTTTTGACGCCCGAGCTGGCGAGTCGGATCCAGTTCGGCTGGGCGATTACGATACACATCATCTTCGCTGCCCTCTCGGTCGGGCTTGCGCCGTTTCTGGTCTACTTCACCGTCCAGGAGATCAGGACGGGGCGGGAACGGTACGCACGCCTCCGGGCGTTCTGGACGAAGATCTTCGCCGTCGGCTTCATCATGGGGACGGTGACGGGGATCCCGATGAGTTTCATGTTCGGAACGAACTTCAGCGCGTTCTCAGCCGCCGCGGGCGAGATGATCGGCGGCCCGCTGTCGTTCGAGACGAAGATGGCCTTCTTCCTCGAGGCCGTCGCACTCGGCGTGTTGCTGTTCGGTCGTGAACGCGTCTCCGACCTCGCGTACGCGTTCTCGGCGTTTCTCGTCGCGTTGGGTGCGTGGCTCTCTGCGTTCTGGATCCTGGTCGTCAACTCCTGGATGCAGACGCCGCGTGGCTACGAGGTCGTGATGGAAGACGGGCTGCCGATCGCCCAGCTGACCGACCCGATGGCGGCGTTTTTCAATCCCCGGCTGCCGTGGATGTACGTCCACATGCAGAACGCGGCGATCATCTCGGTGACGCTCGTGATCGCCGGGATCGCCGCCTACTTCATCTGGACGAACCGCGACAGCGAGGTCTGGCAGACCGCCCTCAAGGCCGCCGTCGTCGTCTTGCTCGTCACCTCGATCTTCCAGGTGATCCACGGCGACATGTACGGCCGTCACGTCGCCGACACCCAGCCACACAAGTTCGCCGCGATGGAGGCCCACTACGAGACCGGCCAGGCGGACTTACACGTCGTCGCGTTCCCGACCGACGTCTCCGCGATCACCGATCCGCGGGCCGATAACCTCTACACGATAAGTATCCCGATGCTCGCCTCGTTCCTCGCGGAAGGTGATCCCACAGCGGAGGTGACCGGCCTGAACGACTTCGAGTACGACTCACCGCCCGTCGCCTGGGTGTTCTGGTCGTTCCGGATCATGGTCGGGCTCGGCTTCTGGTTCGTCGCGCTCGGACTGTGGGGCAGCTACCGGCTCTGGAAGGGCGAGCTCTCCGAGGACGATCGGCTCCTGAAGGCACTGATGGCCTCGACGCCGCTTGGCTTCGTCGCGTTGATCACCGGCTGGTACGTCACCGAGATCGGTCGCCAGCCCTGGATCATCCAGGACGTGTTGAAGACCAGCGAGGGCGTTTCACCGCCGCTTGGTTCCGCAGAGGCGATGCTGACGCTCGTGGCGTTCGTCGTCGGCTACATCCTCCTGTTCGGGATCTTCCTGTACGTGCTCAAGCGGATCATCGACGAGGAGGCCGAACGCCACGAGACGGGAATCGAGGACCGCGAAACGCCCGACTCCCCGGGGGTGACCGCCGATGACTGA
- a CDS encoding cytochrome ubiquinol oxidase subunit I produces MIEPLLIDPELGSRIQFGGTLSVHIVFAALSVGLAPYIVYFTWKEISTGREKYERLRSFWTKVFAVGFVMGTATGIPMSFQFGTNFPEFAEFAGELIGGPLAFESTMAFFLEAVFLGVLLFGRDRVSDRVYVLSSVLVMVGAWLSAFWILIVNSWMQTPQGYELVEENGTTGLVLTDPIAAYFTPRLFWMYVHMQNAAVISVTLFVAGVAAYFVWTNPNSEPWRGTLKLSVGVLAITSIFQVIHGDMYTRHVVQTQPMKFAAMEAIYETKEGAPLHLLAFPRNLADITDPRAEELFTVSIPYLASLLAEADPAGVVYGLEEFDVENPPVAWVFWSFRTMVFLGFWFIALGLWGVYRMRTGTLFERSRYLKALMASIPLGFVATITGWYVTEIGRQPWVIQDVQFTSDGVSQTLTSTQMTISLTAFVIVYAILVTIFLGVIKWIVDGELERVTRDDREETERERERSDERTQSGSGEV; encoded by the coding sequence GTGATCGAACCACTCCTGATCGACCCCGAACTGGGGAGTCGCATCCAGTTCGGCGGCACGCTTTCGGTCCACATCGTCTTCGCCGCCCTCTCGGTCGGACTCGCACCCTACATCGTCTACTTCACCTGGAAAGAGATCTCGACGGGACGAGAGAAGTACGAACGGTTGCGTTCGTTCTGGACGAAGGTCTTCGCCGTCGGCTTCGTGATGGGAACGGCGACCGGTATTCCGATGAGCTTTCAGTTCGGGACGAACTTTCCCGAATTTGCCGAGTTCGCCGGCGAACTCATCGGCGGCCCCCTCGCCTTCGAGTCGACGATGGCCTTCTTCCTCGAGGCCGTCTTCCTCGGCGTCTTGCTGTTTGGCCGCGACCGGGTCAGCGATCGCGTCTACGTCCTCTCGTCGGTGCTCGTGATGGTCGGCGCGTGGCTCTCTGCGTTCTGGATCCTGATCGTCAACTCCTGGATGCAGACGCCACAGGGGTACGAACTGGTCGAGGAAAACGGCACGACGGGGCTCGTGCTCACCGATCCGATCGCGGCCTACTTCACGCCGCGGCTGTTCTGGATGTACGTTCACATGCAGAACGCGGCGGTGATCTCGGTGACACTCTTCGTCGCCGGCGTCGCCGCCTACTTCGTCTGGACGAACCCCAACAGCGAACCCTGGCGCGGGACGCTCAAGCTCTCGGTGGGCGTCCTCGCGATCACCTCAATCTTCCAGGTGATCCACGGCGACATGTACACCCGCCACGTCGTCCAGACCCAGCCGATGAAATTCGCCGCGATGGAGGCGATCTACGAGACCAAAGAGGGTGCACCGTTGCACCTGCTGGCGTTTCCCCGTAACCTCGCGGACATCACCGATCCACGCGCCGAGGAGCTGTTCACGGTGAGTATCCCGTACCTGGCGTCGTTGCTGGCCGAGGCCGACCCGGCCGGGGTCGTCTACGGCCTCGAGGAGTTCGACGTCGAGAACCCGCCCGTCGCCTGGGTGTTCTGGTCGTTCCGGACGATGGTGTTTCTCGGCTTCTGGTTCATCGCGCTCGGACTGTGGGGCGTCTACCGGATGCGCACGGGAACGCTCTTCGAGCGCAGTCGGTATCTCAAAGCGCTCATGGCGTCGATCCCGCTCGGGTTCGTCGCGACTATTACGGGCTGGTACGTCACCGAGATCGGCCGCCAGCCCTGGGTCATCCAGGACGTCCAGTTCACGAGCGACGGCGTCTCCCAGACGCTCACGTCGACTCAGATGACGATCTCGCTCACCGCCTTCGTGATCGTCTATGCGATTCTCGTCACCATCTTTCTCGGCGTCATCAAGTGGATCGTCGACGGCGAACTCGAGCGAGTCACGCGCGACGATCGCGAGGAGACCGAGCGAGAACGCGAACGGTCGGACGAACGGACACAGAGCGGCTCCGGGGAGGTGTAA
- a CDS encoding cytochrome d ubiquinol oxidase subunit II, whose translation MSPVTASLVGRTVSFGPVVPVDEYLVPTLPELWFGVLLFTLAMYVFLDGFDFGIGMLYATREDEEERELLLAAFGPVWDANEVWLVAFGTILLAAFPPVYAALLSEHYLLIFAIVFALILRGVTPELREQRDDPEWERACDRGFVAGSTLSPLFIGTLAGSWVFGTGTLSLPGVLTGVATVFLSLAAGAAYLGMKTTGELREEMAAYGLYASGGYLVTVVALLTVVFVTDPLGVRETLLTVPVAAVVVATVLLLVGGAAAATRDAVTVWFSATGGVAVALVVLVAIFLYPTVYPSTGTTVREAVISPLALNVLTVVVIPALVLVLLYFRYLYTVFSGPVESEGYGTSD comes from the coding sequence ATGTCGCCCGTTACCGCTTCTCTCGTCGGTCGGACGGTCTCGTTCGGCCCCGTCGTTCCCGTCGACGAGTATCTGGTCCCGACACTGCCCGAACTCTGGTTCGGAGTCTTGCTGTTTACGCTCGCGATGTACGTCTTTCTCGACGGATTCGACTTCGGGATCGGGATGTTGTACGCCACGCGCGAGGACGAGGAGGAACGGGAGCTATTGCTCGCGGCGTTCGGACCGGTCTGGGACGCGAACGAGGTCTGGCTCGTCGCGTTCGGGACGATACTGCTCGCTGCCTTTCCACCGGTGTACGCGGCGTTGTTGAGCGAGCACTACCTGTTGATCTTCGCGATCGTGTTCGCGCTCATCCTCCGCGGGGTGACGCCCGAACTCAGAGAGCAGCGAGACGATCCCGAATGGGAACGGGCCTGCGACCGCGGCTTCGTCGCCGGGAGCACCCTCTCGCCGCTTTTTATCGGCACGCTCGCGGGAAGCTGGGTGTTCGGGACGGGGACGCTTTCCCTTCCGGGCGTGTTGACCGGCGTCGCGACCGTCTTCCTGTCGCTCGCAGCCGGCGCGGCCTACCTCGGGATGAAGACGACCGGCGAGCTTCGCGAGGAGATGGCTGCGTACGGACTGTACGCAAGCGGTGGCTATCTCGTGACCGTCGTCGCCTTGCTCACCGTCGTCTTCGTCACCGATCCGCTCGGCGTCCGCGAGACGCTCCTTACCGTTCCGGTCGCGGCGGTCGTCGTCGCGACGGTCCTCTTGCTCGTCGGCGGGGCGGCCGCCGCCACTCGTGACGCAGTCACCGTCTGGTTCTCCGCCACCGGGGGCGTCGCCGTCGCGCTCGTCGTCCTCGTGGCTATTTTCCTCTATCCGACCGTCTACCCATCGACCGGAACCACCGTTCGCGAGGCGGTGATCTCGCCGCTTGCGCTCAACGTTCTCACAGTCGTCGTGATCCCGGCGCTGGTGCTCGTATTGCTCTACTTCCGATATCTGTATACGGTGTTTTCGGGACCGGTCGAGAGCGAGGGATACGGAACCTCAGACTGA